The Nicotiana tabacum cultivar K326 chromosome 1, ASM71507v2, whole genome shotgun sequence genome segment ATAGTAGTTGTCTCAATtgaaaaaatgaatttttcaaaatCAATTTAACAAAATATTACCTAAGATAAAGAATATCTCAAGGAACATTACATGAATTGACTATTATCAACTTACAAATAAATTgactacaaaaatattaataaaatactttattttatatcttaAAAAGCCATAAGAATAAACTTAAGATAATATATagaattttattattaaataaatgTAAGGCCTCTTTATAATTTTTGGCTTTATGCCACGTATTCTATTAAATTGCCTCTATTAGATAATATAGGCTTTAGTTGGAAATGGTAAAAAATGTTGAACTGTGTTTTAAAATTTAATGAATTGTATGCGATTTTATGTGCGTGTATTCGCGCGCGTGGCAACTGAAGTACAAAATAAAAGGACAAATAATGAAATAAGAACAGCAAACCCTTAATATTTCTCCCTTTTAATTCCCTCAGTCAAGCAAAGGCGGACCTATATATTATCGACCCCGCAAGCTTCGATAGAGatcttatatatgtatataccttGAAAATGGTTCATTTAAAGCACTTGGCACCCTAAACACTAGAAGCGGAGACATTGGTCGAGCAGAATACTGTAACCCGTCGTGTAAAAATCATGGGGCCAACTCAGTATCAAGGGTGGTAGTTTTATGTATTATATAACACATACAAAGCTTCAAAACAAAAGACTAAGTGGATCAAAGCAATTTAAGAGTAAGGGGCACTTAATCCTGTTGTAGAAGTATGTtaatagagaaaagaaaaatggaacgTAGTATAGAGCAATTCACCGTAAAACAATTTTGACATAACTTTCTGGTAGGGCGGGCTTCGAGTTTGAAGCAACAACATCCTTCTCTTGTGATTGCTGCTTCATTCTTCTCCCTCATTGCACGAAAATTCAGAAAGGCGGCACTATAAGTCCCTATTGCTTTCAGTATCAGAAGCATGTCACGCAAATGGCTCTATGCGATGAAGTTCATACTGATATCATTGTCTCTTCGGATACTCCCTTGGTCCAAAGATGGTGGATCCAATTCTCACATTGGTGCTGCCCATTTCTATCTGCAGCATTACCATAGACGATCAACACATTACACATGTCTACGTTCTTTAAGTCTTAACAACCAGTTTCTTAATGCAGCTTATATATTTTTGTATGAGCAAAGTAGAACCAGCTCATTTTTTTTCATAATTCATGCTTACTTTGGGAACAACACGGACTATACAAATAGACAACAAAATATATTCAGAAATTCATTggcagaaaagagaaaaatgaattaCATGGTCATCTCGAACATTTGCAACTTATTCACAAAACGTCTTTCGTCATTTCTGTTGAATTTAAGTGGAGCAAAATATATTTTTGCATTAGCACGCTAGAGGCCTTAATTTAAACTCAAAAGGCAATCAAGAAGATTGATGGACTATCCGCTTTCACATGATAAAAGCAGCAGCAAAATGAAACTAGCAAAGGAAATTAATCAGAAGAAGTGATTCTTTCACTCAGAATTATTACTTTTTTGGATGAAAGAGATCAGAGATTTATGAACAAGGTAAGAGAATAGCAGCTTACCGCTAGCTCAAAGTCACTAGACATGCCCATTGATAACTCACATTGAGACTCCCCCATCCCAAGCACCTTGCAAACTTCAGTTCTACAGTTCAGTAGTGTCTATTGCATTAAAACAAGAGAAATGATGATCAGCAATATGAAGAAATTGGCAAATTAGATGAAGGTCTTAATATAAGATTTTTGTCATGAAGCTTCTAATATGCATTAAGATATTACGATAACAAACTTCTTAAGAATTTCATATTAAGATATTACTTAGCACAAGAAAAGCATCCCTCTATTATACGTAAAggtcaaaaaaaaaaggaaaaagaacttCCGATAACTATGAAGAAAATTTTATGGTGACTATTATCATTGACGAAAAAGACCTGCTTTCAGTAGTTTACAAATGTTCTTCCTTTGCATCTTTCAGTACAGGGTGGGACATCTTCAAATGGCTTAGAGAGCTTGGAATTTTTACAAGTCATTTACAACTAAATTTCGGATTAATTACAGAGTATCACCTTGAAGTTTTCTGGGGTTGAAGTGTAGTCAGGCCTTCCAATTGTCATTAGGCCAGAGAACTCAAGGTTTGGGCAATCCAGCTTGACATGTTTGGCCAGCTCTACGCAGTTTGATGGATCAATACCAGATTTTGCTGCAGATAGTCGAATTAACTAATTCGTTAGTTCCTTTGGAAGTAGGAAGAATGGAGCCTTCCTTTTTCCCTTGAACGCCATAAAAACAAGCATTGTACAGTTCGATCAAACATGCATTACTAGCAgtgagaacaaaaagaaaaaagctaACAATTCAGAGTTTCAAAATTGGTGAGATTTCATTTTGCATTCTGCAAGTGTAACCAGTAATCTGAGGACTTGAAGCAATGCGTTAAAACCTTTCATAACCTAAACTGCTCCAAAAATGAGAAGGAAATATACTCACACTCTTCTCCGCTGGTATTTACTTGAACCAAAACTTTCAAAGGCTGCCTGCCAATGCTTGAAACCATACGATCAAGATGATTTGCAAGCTGTAGATTAGAAAAAGGTGTTGTATGATTGATCAACTTTGTTTGATTCGAACAATAATAAGCATTGAAAGAGACTATAATCTGACAAAACAAACTTATTAAAGCTTCAACTTGTGCTTGACAATGACCAGAACGAACTcaggagaaaaaaaaaatgaaatagcaCACTCCTCATTCTTTTGATGATAACTATATGGAGCTAAGTTATATTGATATCAATTCTAGTTATCCTGCTGAACTCTGAAAGTAAATTAAAAATCATATTGCTGCTAACTTAGTGGAAATAGAAGCAGCATGTAATATTTTCGAGATTAAGCGGAGAGAATACTCCTCAAGTTCATCAAGCATTAAAAAAGCAGGTTAAGTCTTTACCTTCTGATTATCAACACCATGTACCATGGCTAGACTGGGAACAGCAGCTGCAATAATGGAGGTAAACTTTACATAACTGAAATATGATATTCTTATCCCATTTACATATACAAGCAGAAATGCTTCCTGAGGCTGAGAGTAAGACCccccccggggggggggggggttctggTCTTGTCAGGATACTAAAGAAAAAAGCTCTAATACTCTAGTTAGACGTTCAACTCTCATCTTTCAGGTCCTTAGCACTAAATAATAAATTCTTAGTTGAAAAGGTAAAAGCAAGTAAATTAATCTCTTATAGAAATAAAACAAGAATCAAGAGCTTCGAGCCAATAAGGATTGAGAAAATTGACTCAAGAACCGACTTCATTCTGAGCTCCATCGTAGAATTTGGATAGAAGATAACAATTTGAGAGAAAATATGTCCGGCTTGTAGTTCACAAGTTAAGCATCGAAAGGCAATTTTGGTCATATTGGGATACTAAAAAGAAAAGCTTTTACACTCGAGTCAGACAATTCGATCTTATCTTACAGGCAATTAGCACAAAATAACAAACTTTTAGTTGGAAACAGTTAGAAGATAATACATTGAGGCAAAATATGCAGACTTGTATTTCAGCAAGATCGCAACTGGAAAAGTCAAATCAACCAAATATAAGATCCTACAGAAGTTCGCACAAATATTCGGATGAGCTCATACTCAGGAGTTGCTTCACTTTGTTGCTCTGCAAATGCCCGATATAGTGCCATTCGATGTCCTCAGGAAGCTGCATATCAACCACAAATACTCAAAAAAAATGTCTGCAACTATCAACTACTCAACAACTCCCTCAGTTATTACACCTTTCTATATTTAATAACAATTTAATCCTAACCCTCTTATTTACCCCTAATAAGATGATTTATAACCATTCAATGTCCTCAGGCAGCTGCATATCAGCAACACATACTCAATATTGCACAAAAAAAAAGTCTGCTACTATCAACTACTCAATTACTCCCTCAGTTATTACACCTTTCTATATTTAAAAGAATAATAATTTTGACCTTCTTATTTAACCTTAATAAGATTAtatatagccacacaaatatatATGACTTATTTTAgaccataagtttcaaaagtttttctttcttcgtGCTCAATCAAACTATGCCACATAAAATGGCATGGAGAGAGTATGTCTCAATCCCCAAATTAACTCAGCTATATGAATCCTTTATATCTATTCAGCTCAATTTACATCCAATTTTTTTTTCCGGAAACAATTTGTCATAACCTAAAACTCAATTAGCGTTACCAATGCTGAAATGGAGCAGATGAGTACCTCGGGAGCCTTCTGGATAATCTCTTGGACATAATTTTCACCGAAACAGCGGTGACCAGCATCATAAACTTGGTTAATTAGAGAAATAGGTTTGGTCTTGCTCACGGCAACCACTCTCACGTCATCAGCACGGCGGCCGGACCTTTCCGCAGCTTGCCGGACACGATGGAACACCGACCGCAGCGCCGTTACAGCCAAGCCCTCGGCAGCCGGAGCAGCCATCGCTTTGCTCTCTATGTGTTTGGTTATTCTCTCGCGGGCTAATCATTGTTTATTAGTTTCAATTTACAATCACCAAAAAGAATGGTAGGTAATTGTTTACGTCAAGAAATGAAAGCCACACATAACCTTGTACAATCAAACCTCACTTTTTTTCCCTGTTATAGATTAATTTGCATTTTCAGTTTAAATCTTATTTGATTGTTATAGATAAAAAACATTTAAATTTCTTTGAATGTTTTCAATGTTATACAATTTATAAAATGGTTtagattaaaattaaaaaatattttcatattttattaattaaaattttaaaataaaactaatataATATTGATAAATTAATAACTAATCATACAAAGATTTAATctggaaagcataaagattattTACAAAATTATTAAAGTTATGTCTCCAATAAATAATTAATAgagtgattattattattattataaagtaattaaatacATAGATACTTGAGTAAAACTATTATAAACGCGTATTCAAAGAgtattgtagacaataaatttcgtcgagaaaataaaatcaagaccaaaaaatatcgcaacaatcgtagtattttatttcaaatatttgagtgttacaatctctatgaatcccctgattctacttttcaatagtaaataaattcaagggcctttgagcttgatcttgaatatgtatttgttgcctcgaacgatgatcttgttcttgagcttgaacttgattgcttgaacttgaccttgatttgttcttcgttcttgaacttgcacttgaagcctgaaacttgtggaggaatttgcagcgtttgatccacgagctctttcttgcttcttgttataacttctggtctcttttctgagttatgaaaacccttatttatagttgtggaaggggaagagttgtgataagaacaaaccctttccgaccaatcaaattgaagtgtgacatgactgcatttgattggccacaacatgtcacttgcacacgtggcacgatttcattggccttttagtaTAACtggacatgccttgtcattttgacacgtggcatggtcctattggctcttccgtttgacttggtgcgccacgtcatttgacacgtggcactaaattgagcctctaggaagatggcatcttgggcttaatgaagtgggctcatcacttttaGCTCAATTAAATGGGTTAGCctaatggattaagacttatttatttaatccatatatattggacttatataattaattcaattatattaacccataatatttattcAAACTAATATATTTAACATATAGTCcaaataattttattgaatttaaatccaataaaatttaaatgcttacaaatgccccctacttcaaaACTTGTTGAGGTTTCGTCGAAATCGAATCGGACCTTGAAGTACTACTTTAACGCTCGTTTAGGTTAATAATAATCTATGCACTGTACTTCTTGTATGCCCAAAAATGATAATAGACCAATATCTTAGGCCACGTTTGATAGGAGCATGTAGAAATCATTTTCATGTTAATAATATTTGGTAGTACTTTGGTATGTTGGATTTTAAAATGATTTCAAGCACTGTAAATGCTAGTGCCAGGAGATCAAGGATAATTGAACAATAATTATTATTACTGTTATCACTTCATCATGccttttatttattcattttagaaCAATCTTACGGGCCCTCTAAAGTTAATTTTCTTATAGAGATGATCCCATTCTTTGTCTGGATTGAAGGATAATATTTTGCAATAAGAATTCTTCCATCATGAACTTAACTTAGACACGTGGAATCTACTACTCAAGTAAGAATTGAAACCAAAAGCTTTTTCTTTCATagcaatttcaatcacaattgGACGCTACTAACCAGTTCCAATTCAAAATGGAATTGGAGACGTCGTTAGCCTGCCGAGTCCGTATAGGAGAACAATTGTGGCAACAATCCCACATCGGAAATAAGTTCTCGGCAATCGCTTTGCAAACTCTATATAAACCCCTGTGCTCGTATTTGTTTAGTATCAATTTGCAATATTTGCAAAGCCATTGAGCCTAGTTTTGAGGGCTCGAAAGCATTGATGCGAatgtaatttcttcttctttttttgcttttttctttgttgtctttttttttgtAGGTCAAGCGAGAAAGATATGTTCTTCTTCAATAAGATGATCCACGCATGAAGAAGATAATCTTGGGGTGTGAGGGGATGGGTACTCATCCCTGCCCAAATATCGGAGGGATTACTTTCATGACCcaactaccggagagattactctcaaaatggcccgattcttggagagattactctcaatgtggcccaattcttggagagatgaCTCTCAAAATgtcccgattcttggagagattactctcaatgtggcccaattcttaGAGAGAtgactctcaaaatggcccgattcttggatagattactctcaaaatggcccgattcttggagagattactctcaatgtggcccaattcttggagagatgactctcaaaatggcccgattcttggagagattactcttaatatggaccgattcttggagagattactctcaaaacggcccgactattggagagattactctcaaaatgacccgactatcagagagattactctcaaaacgaccggactATCGGTGAGGCCCATTTAAGGTGAAAAGG includes the following:
- the LOC107769965 gene encoding uncharacterized protein LOC107769965, yielding MAAPAAEGLAVTALRSVFHRVRQAAERSGRRADDVRVVAVSKTKPISLINQVYDAGHRCFGENYVQEIIQKAPELPEDIEWHYIGHLQSNKVKQLLTAVPSLAMVHGVDNQKLANHLDRMVSSIGRQPLKVLVQVNTSGEESKSGIDPSNCVELAKHVKLDCPNLEFSGLMTIGRPDYTSTPENFKTLLNCRTEVCKVLGMGESQCELSMGMSSDFELAIEMGSTNVRIGSTIFGPREYPKRQ